One window from the genome of Deltaproteobacteria bacterium encodes:
- a CDS encoding uracil-DNA glycosylase: MVAGQDPSVELLEIIDSLITAITLDREKNHPLSYLGVERSDVSSVHYAEVPGNDEFEKETLQAVHASLGDCRRCGLHATRRNIVFGEGSSRAQVVFVGEAPGEDEDRQGRPFVGRAGQLLTKIIEAMSLTRGEVYICNILKCRPPGNRNPLPGEILACEPFLIRQMEAIKPRVICALGTFAARTLLKNEAPITTMRGRFHNYHGIPLMPTYHPAYLLRNASAKKLVWEDVQQIMKRLQTVEKS, translated from the coding sequence ATGGTTGCCGGACAGGATCCCTCCGTAGAATTGCTGGAAATCATCGACTCTCTCATAACAGCCATCACCCTGGATCGTGAGAAAAATCATCCCCTATCGTATCTTGGGGTGGAAAGGTCCGATGTGTCGAGTGTCCATTATGCTGAAGTTCCTGGAAATGACGAGTTTGAGAAAGAAACACTCCAGGCCGTCCACGCGAGTCTGGGGGATTGCCGGCGCTGCGGTCTTCACGCGACGCGACGAAATATCGTGTTTGGTGAAGGGAGCAGCCGAGCGCAAGTGGTGTTTGTCGGTGAGGCGCCTGGGGAAGATGAAGACCGACAGGGAAGGCCCTTTGTCGGTCGTGCGGGTCAGCTTTTGACCAAAATCATCGAAGCGATGTCCCTTACGCGGGGGGAGGTTTATATCTGTAATATTCTCAAGTGTCGTCCTCCGGGAAACCGGAACCCTCTGCCGGGAGAAATCTTGGCCTGCGAGCCTTTTTTAATCCGGCAAATGGAAGCGATCAAACCACGCGTCATATGCGCTTTGGGAACCTTTGCCGCCCGTACCCTGCTCAAGAACGAGGCGCCGATCACGACCATGCGGGGAAGATTTCACAATTACCATGGCATACCCCTCATGCCGACGTACCATCCGGCATATTTGCTGCGCAACGCCTCAGCAAAGAAGCTGGTTTGGGAAGATGTGCAACAA